A genomic window from Candidatus Binatia bacterium includes:
- a CDS encoding STT3 domain-containing protein yields MDLDRAKRVLWMAALVVLGFLLRTTNAADVFVDGSVVFPGNDPYYQAHRVFQALAAYPWVPLVDPLLDHPYGAAPIWPPLFPWLLAGLVKLVGVPASSPAAVETVLALSAPVTGALLCIPVYALARRILDGPGAWIAATLAVLIPAHLWYSRLGFVDHHAAVTLVQVFLFLGALVALREGRYAGLATALTFGMLLWNGFVLFALILDAYLLAVFALSSIENRARVGRAAAWSHGVAAVLILPVVVATVHATGAPWGSFALSYLHPSVLAAVAVVGVGVARAPERGFLWLAVLMGLGLAVGVASGALFEVGNWVFARDDFMSSIQEVVPIFLRSDGTINLSGATLWLTRFWFVVPVLLVLVARGAMEQGRLDAGKLLLVVWGTALFVLALRQRRFAEAFAPALAILAAFGLRWVQSRVREALASRGSPLFARTTAAVLVAVLAAFGLGPYYEPILRHPEALFAIVHDAAPASPREIPASQTNLGRLGEIAAETPGSDPRGVMNLWPLGHRVLYLTKLPIVASPFGSHIGGESFDEAAAFFLSTREDEAVERMRDRDVRYVVVDNDLGTIGAALLARGEQTSAYYTQTTLPEGTRWEYQPALYRTLYLRLALLAGVGLDETIPALQHFRLLVDAERDHVSGQPKIFERVEGARLRLEGLPRNEYELRYEFESDAGRRRTYVARVRTDARGYGEIALPYSSERPDLGQNARWHVDGAGGSREVYVPEAAVREGLPVDVDLR; encoded by the coding sequence ATGGATCTGGATCGAGCCAAGCGGGTTCTCTGGATGGCCGCCCTGGTCGTCCTGGGCTTCCTTCTGCGCACCACGAATGCCGCCGACGTCTTCGTCGATGGTTCGGTCGTCTTTCCCGGAAATGACCCGTATTATCAGGCACATCGGGTCTTTCAGGCGCTCGCCGCCTACCCCTGGGTGCCACTGGTGGATCCCCTTTTGGACCATCCGTACGGGGCGGCGCCCATCTGGCCGCCGCTCTTCCCTTGGCTCCTGGCCGGGCTGGTGAAGCTGGTCGGGGTGCCGGCGTCGAGCCCCGCGGCCGTCGAGACGGTCCTGGCCCTCTCGGCGCCGGTCACGGGCGCGCTGCTCTGTATCCCCGTCTATGCCCTGGCGCGTCGCATTCTGGACGGGCCGGGCGCCTGGATCGCCGCCACTCTGGCGGTCCTGATCCCTGCGCACCTCTGGTATTCGCGACTCGGATTCGTCGACCATCACGCGGCGGTCACGCTCGTGCAGGTCTTCCTGTTCCTGGGCGCACTCGTCGCGCTGCGGGAAGGTCGGTACGCCGGACTCGCCACCGCCCTCACGTTCGGGATGCTGCTCTGGAATGGCTTCGTACTGTTCGCCCTCATCCTCGACGCCTACCTTCTCGCGGTCTTCGCGCTCTCGAGCATCGAGAATCGTGCGCGCGTTGGCCGCGCCGCGGCGTGGAGTCATGGGGTCGCGGCGGTTCTGATTCTCCCGGTCGTCGTCGCGACCGTGCACGCGACGGGTGCGCCGTGGGGTTCCTTCGCACTCTCGTATCTTCATCCGTCGGTCCTCGCCGCGGTTGCGGTCGTCGGGGTCGGGGTTGCCCGAGCGCCGGAACGCGGATTTCTCTGGCTCGCGGTTTTGATGGGGCTGGGGTTGGCCGTTGGTGTCGCGAGTGGGGCGCTCTTCGAAGTCGGCAACTGGGTATTCGCGCGCGACGACTTCATGTCGTCTATCCAGGAAGTCGTGCCGATCTTTCTTCGGTCCGACGGCACGATCAATCTGAGCGGCGCGACGCTCTGGCTCACGCGATTCTGGTTCGTCGTTCCGGTCCTGCTGGTGCTCGTGGCGCGCGGGGCGATGGAGCAGGGTCGCCTCGATGCGGGCAAGCTACTGCTGGTCGTGTGGGGAACCGCGCTGTTCGTCCTGGCGCTGCGCCAGCGACGCTTCGCCGAAGCGTTTGCGCCGGCGCTCGCGATCCTCGCGGCATTCGGCCTGCGGTGGGTGCAGAGCCGGGTCCGGGAGGCGCTGGCGAGTCGCGGGTCACCGCTCTTCGCCCGGACGACGGCGGCAGTGCTGGTCGCCGTCCTCGCGGCGTTCGGGCTCGGGCCCTATTACGAGCCGATTCTCCGCCACCCGGAAGCGCTTTTCGCCATCGTCCACGACGCCGCTCCCGCCTCGCCGCGAGAGATCCCCGCTTCCCAGACGAATTTAGGCCGGCTCGGCGAGATCGCGGCGGAAACCCCGGGCAGCGACCCCCGAGGCGTGATGAATCTCTGGCCCCTCGGCCATCGCGTCCTGTACCTGACGAAACTACCGATCGTGGCCAGCCCGTTTGGCTCCCACATCGGAGGAGAGTCGTTCGACGAAGCGGCGGCGTTCTTCCTTTCGACCCGAGAAGATGAGGCAGTCGAGAGGATGCGCGATCGAGACGTGCGGTACGTGGTGGTCGACAACGACCTCGGGACGATCGGCGCCGCGCTCCTCGCACGCGGGGAGCAGACGAGCGCGTACTACACGCAGACCACGTTGCCCGAGGGAACGCGCTGGGAGTATCAGCCCGCGCTCTACCGAACCCTGTACCTTCGCCTGGCTCTTCTCGCGGGAGTGGGGCTCGACGAAACCATCCCGGCGCTTCAGCACTTCCGACTGCTGGTAGACGCAGAGCGTGATCACGTCTCCGGTCAGCCCAAGATCTTCGAACGAGTCGAGGGCGCACGGCTGCGTCTCGAGGGCCTCCCGCGAAACGAGTACGAGCTCCGCTACGAGTTCGAGTCCGACGCCGGACGGAGGCGAACCTACGTCGCGCGCGTCCGGACCGACGCCCGAGGGTACGGCGAGATCGCGCTGCCGTATTCGTCGGAGCGGCCGGACCTCGGCCAGAATGCACGCTGGCACGTGGACGGCGCCGGCGGGTCCCGGGAGGTGTATGTTCCCGAAGCCGCTGTGCGAGAAGGCCTTCCGGTCGACGTCGATCTGCGGTGA
- a CDS encoding gamma-glutamyl-gamma-aminobutyrate hydrolase family protein (Members of this family of hydrolases with an active site Cys residue belong to MEROPS family C26.): MRRVLVFQHVAHEILGTLNPLLKSASMRIRYVNFGRDPEAKPSLEGYEGLVVLGGPMNVDQVDRFPHLQTEVEAIQDALDRDIPVLGICLGAQLIARALGAPVGPAVRKEIGWYDVCVSEPGLGDPLLSNFAPTERIFQWHGDTFDIPRGAEHLASSTLCPNQAFRYGKKVYGLQFHLEVDAPLIERWLSIPVHQAEIAALEGAVDAGEIRSETVSRIDSACDLAARTFGEWIHLFGREKRGRILTSR, translated from the coding sequence ATGCGCAGGGTCCTCGTCTTTCAGCACGTCGCCCACGAGATCCTGGGCACGCTCAATCCGTTGCTGAAATCCGCCAGCATGCGGATTCGGTACGTTAACTTCGGGCGCGATCCCGAAGCCAAGCCCAGCCTCGAGGGATACGAGGGTCTCGTGGTCCTCGGCGGCCCGATGAACGTCGACCAGGTCGACCGGTTTCCGCACCTGCAGACCGAGGTCGAAGCGATTCAGGATGCCCTCGACCGCGACATCCCGGTGCTGGGAATCTGCCTCGGCGCCCAGCTCATCGCACGCGCCCTCGGTGCACCCGTCGGCCCGGCCGTTCGGAAAGAGATCGGTTGGTACGACGTCTGCGTTTCGGAACCTGGGCTCGGCGATCCTCTGTTGTCGAACTTCGCGCCGACCGAGCGGATCTTCCAGTGGCACGGAGACACCTTCGACATCCCGCGCGGTGCAGAGCATCTCGCATCCTCTACCCTCTGTCCGAACCAGGCGTTCCGCTATGGCAAAAAGGTCTACGGTCTACAATTCCATCTCGAGGTCGACGCGCCGTTGATCGAGCGGTGGCTCAGCATCCCGGTTCACCAGGCCGAGATCGCGGCGCTCGAAGGAGCCGTCGATGCAGGCGAGATCCGAAGCGAGACCGTTTCCCGGATCGACAGCGCCTGCGACCTCGCCGCCCGCACGTTCGGAGAGTGGATCCATCTCTTCGGCCGCGAGAAACGCGGGCGCATTCTGACGTCGCGGTAG